AGAAGATTTACGATACCATTAGTGCCAACGGCATGACCTCCGGCGTTCATATCCGGCTCGTTGTTTCACGGGGACTTAAGGTGACACCGTATCAGCATCCCAGGGCGAATACAGGTGGTGCTTCCATCGTGATCATTCCGGAGTATAAGATTGCTTCCGAAGATGTTAAGAACAGGGGGATTCGACTGGGAACGGTCTCCATCCGCCGCGGCACGACTGATACACAGGATCCGCGCCTGAATACCCTGAGCAAGCACAACTGCATCGCCGCCTGCCTGGAGGCCGACCGCCTCGGTTACGACGAAGGGCTCATGCTCGATGTGAACGGCAACGTCTCCACCTGCAATTCCACCAATTTCTTTATAGTCCGTGACGGCGAGGTGTGGACATCGACAGGTGAATTCTGTCTCCCAGGGGTGACCCGCGCTAACATCCACCGTCTGTGTGAGGAAAATGATATCCCCGTCTTTCAGAAGGACTTTCGCTTAGAGGATGTTCATTCTGGCGATGAAGCTTTTGTGACCGGTACGTTCGCTGGAGTCATTCCGGTGGTGGAGGTTGACGGACATCTTCTCTCAGACGGGAAGAGGGGTGATATGACGCTAAGACTTCAGCAACTCTATACAGGACTGATGGAGAGGGAGTGTCCGGCGGCGTGAAGGATAGAGCTGTCAGGATTGCCATGTGGTCGGGGCCGCGGAGTATCTCCACCACTCTCATGCGTTCGTGGCAAAGCAGGGATGATACATTTGTGACTGATGAGCCGTTCTACGCCTGCTATCTTTCGATTACGGGCGTAGATCATCCGGGACGGGAGAAAGCGATGGCGTCCCAGTCCACGGACTGGCGCGAGGTGGCAGCGTGGATTACGGGTCCCGTGCCGCAAGGCAAGAAGGTCTGGTACCAGAAACATATGGCGCACCACCTGTTGCCGCAGATGGACCGCAAGTGGCTGGACGAAATGGTCAACTGTTTCCTGATCCGCGATCCCGGGGAGGTGCTTCTCTCTTACAAACGGACGAGGCAGGAGGTGACGGCTGACGATCTGGGATACGAGCGGCTGAAGGAGATATTTGAACTGGTGAAGGAGAACTGCGGAGAAGTGCCGCCGGTAGTTGATGCGCGGGACATTCTGCAGAATCCGAAAAGAGTGTTGACCCTTCTGTGTCAACGAGTGGGCATCCCCTTCAGCGAGGAGATGCTGTCGTGGCCGGCGGGCCGGCAGGAGACTGACGGCATATGGGGCAAATACTGGTATCAGAATCTCGAAAAGTCCACAGGCTATTTGCCGTACCGGCCGAAGAGCGAACGGCTTTCCGGGGATCTGGAGCCGATCTATGAACAGGCTCTGGGAGTTTACAGCTTCTTGCGGGAATTCCGTCTGAGCGGGTCAGCGGACCGGAAAGATGGCAGGACAGTTGGGTTGTGATTTGAGAGAAGGAAAGATGAACTGATCATCATCCTGGTAGTGGTGAAGCCCAGAAAAAGGTGATGGAGCATCTGCAAAAGTAGGAGGAAACATAAACCGATGAAGAAAACAGCCGTCGCCCTAAGTACTGTTCTGCTGTTCTCAGCCTGCACAAAGCGGGAATCTCTCATGAAGGATTATGTGCAGCGAGAGGCAGCCGCACCGCGATTTGAAATAGAAAAAGTTGTGGACGGTGAAGCGTGGCAGGAATATATAATCAGAATGGTATCGCAGCAGTGGCTGACACCAAATGAAGTGCATCCCGTAGAGTGGCAGCACTGGCTGACCATCGTCGTTCCTGATGAAATTGAGGAGAGAGAAGCGCTGATGATCATAGGCGGCGGAAGTCATAAAGATGAGACGCCCGAGTCCGCCGATCCGACTCTGGTTCAGGTCGCCGTGGCGACAAAGTCAGTCGTGGCTGACATTACGAACATTCCATTCCAGCCTGTGGTCTATGCCGATGACGACGCCGGTGAGCGTTACGAAGACGCCCTCATCGCCTACGGCTGGCGCAAGTTCCTCGAAGGGGGCGCCGAAGATGAGGATGTGGAATGGCTGGCAAGACTGCCCATGACCAGGGCAGTGGTGAGGGGGATGGACGTGGTGCAGAAGGTATCGTCGTCGGCCGGCAAGCCGGTGGAAAGGTTCGTCACTGCGGGGGCATCGAAGAGAGGATGGACCACCTGGACCACCGCCGTGACGGACGATCGCGTCATGGCCATCATCCCCATCGTCATTGATCTGCTGAATGTGGTCCCTTCCTTTGATCACCACTGGAGATGTTACGGGGAATGGTCCCCCGCTATTAACGACTACATCAATGAAGGGATAATGGACTGGATGGGCTCCATAGAATTCGACAGGCTGATGGAGATCGTGGAACCGTACTCGTTCATCGATGAACTGGAGTTACCCAAGTTCCTCATCAACGCTACCGGCGATGAGTTCTTCGTCACTGATTCGTGGCGCTTCTACTGGGACGATCTGCCAGGAGAGAAATATGTGCAGTATATTCCCAACACCAATCACAGTCTGAAAGGGGTGGACGAAGAGTATGATCTGATGAGCCTCACGGCCTTCTACAAGGCAGTAATTTCAGAGACGGATCTGCCCCGATTTGAGTGGCACGTGAGCGGCGACTCCATCTTCGCTCAGATTGACCACTCGGCGAATCCCCATTACCGCGTGACTCAATGGGAGGCGGTGAATGCGGAGGGACGCGATTTCCGGGTGGACATCATCGGCAGGACGTGGACGGCCACGAGCATTGCCAGAGCGGAGGACGGAGTTTATTCTGTCGGTATCACCGCGCCGGAAGAAGGGTACAAGGCGGGACTTCTTGAAATCGTATTCAATCCCGATTCTGATTTACCGTTTACCTTTACCACCGGCACCGTGGTTGCGCCCGACACCTATCCCTTTGACGGCTTCGTGAGCGAGGCGCCGAAGGGGACAACCATAAGCCGCTAAGGATGCCAAGGCACATGAATTTTTTATTGAAGTTGCCGGTAGACCGGAAATCAGACCGAACACCGAACCAATGCAATCCACTTACCAAAGATTAACCAAAGAAGAAATTAACGATCTTCCCCTGCGCAGGTATGACGGACCGATCCACGTGGTCACTTCTTTAGATAATACCAATCGTGCCGTCGATGCTCTGCTCAAAGAAAGGGTCATCGGATTTGACACCGAGACGCGGCCTGCCTTTCGTAAGGGCGAGGCTCATTTGCCGTCAATTCTTCAACTGGCGGGAGATGATGCTGTCTATATATTTCAGTTAAATAAGGTTGGGCTTTGCAAAAGTATACGACATATCCTGTCGAACCCGGATATTATCAAATGCGGCATTGCCCTTAAGCGCGATCTGGCGGAGTTGATGCAGCTCTCCCCGTTTGACCCTGAAGCGGTCATAGATCTTGGTGCAGCGGCCCGGCGGGCTGACGTACCGCACCACGGCCTGCGGGGGCTGACGGCACTCTTTTTGGGTTTCAGGATATCGAAACGGGCATCCACGACGAACTGGAGCGCCAGGAAACTTTCCGCTAAACAGATAACCTATGCCGCCACCGATGCCTGGGTCGGGCGCGAACTGTATTTCAAATTCAGGGATAAAAAACTGCTCTGAAAAATGCCCGCCTGCTCCCTCCTCGGGAGAGTGGGCAGGTAAAGCACCCTGTTCGGGCACACCGTCTTTTAGGGTGGTTTGTTTGTGGGATGATGGATAGATTTGGGTATACGATATCGGAAGAAGCTATGAAAAAACTCCTAATTTTATTTGCAATACTGCAATTCAATTGTGGACCAGTTATTAATATAAACCTAGAACCAATTGATGACTGGAAGACCGAGATATTTTATTATCAAGGTACACCAATTGCGATTTCTCAATTAAAAAATTCTATCCTAACGACGTATTCAGTAAAAACTCCGGCGGGTAAATATCAATTATTTCTTTCAGCAAAAAACCTTTCAGATAGTCCAATAATTATTAGTTATGAAAATGTCTCTATTCTGTTTGATACTAATGTTGGACCAATAAAAACAGAAGTAATGGACCCCAGTGTAGTTTTATCAAAAAAAATTAAAGCTGATAATCTGGATATTGCATTAACTGCAGTGAACGCTGCATTAAGCCAAACTGCAACGACATCTGGTACAGTTGGTGGTAGTCAAGTTAATCTGACTACTACTCAATCAGGATATAATCCAGCCAATGCTCAGATTGTAGGGCAAAAAATAAGTAACTCCGTTGCTTCGACGCACAGTTTAAAAAACAGTCTGCTTTTTAAAAATACTATTTTCCCGGGAAAAGAAGTTAGTGGACTATGTTATGTCAAAATGCTACCTATTAGAATTAATACACCTCAAGGTTCATATAGCACTGATGGAATAAAAATAAATGGTCTAGGTGTAAATATAAAAATCGGAAATGATAGTCATATGTTATCATTTAAGTTGCCAAAATCTTAATTAAAGAATCATGCCTAGCAGGATTTTTCGTTTATAGCTCAAAATCTTCAATTTGATTTTGCTTGATTAATACCCGCAATCATCACGACATCGAACAACCAACTTGACCTCTGCTATCGTTCTTCAACAGTTAACTGAACTAGATCTTCTTTTTCAGTGTTCTGATCTTGAGCTAGTGCTGAATCACTGAACAAAACAAAAGTTGTACAACAAATTAACATTATTGATATTTTTTTTCATCTCTCACTCCTTATTCCTTCGTTAGTTTGTTTCGGTGAACTCAGTCCAGTCTTTGACTGCCTGAATAAAAAATATATATAAAAAACTGCTCTGAAAAATGCTGGCCTGCCGGCCTGTAGTTTCCCGGCGGGGTCCTGCGGAGCATCTATAAGCAACTTATCAAAGTCAATTTCTCAACCACTTTCCCAATCTCA
This Candidatus Neomarinimicrobiota bacterium DNA region includes the following protein-coding sequences:
- a CDS encoding aminotransferase class IV translates to MKQRHEIAAGEVGGTHEYLSDPRNELVLIYVNTNIVPRPEAKISVFDSGFLLGDGVWEGIRLHNGKLAFLDAHLQRLYHGADALAIRIGLTPEQLTQKIYDTISANGMTSGVHIRLVVSRGLKVTPYQHPRANTGGASIVIIPEYKIASEDVKNRGIRLGTVSIRRGTTDTQDPRLNTLSKHNCIAACLEADRLGYDEGLMLDVNGNVSTCNSTNFFIVRDGEVWTSTGEFCLPGVTRANIHRLCEENDIPVFQKDFRLEDVHSGDEAFVTGTFAGVIPVVEVDGHLLSDGKRGDMTLRLQQLYTGLMERECPAA
- a CDS encoding HAD family hydrolase, translated to MKDRAVRIAMWSGPRSISTTLMRSWQSRDDTFVTDEPFYACYLSITGVDHPGREKAMASQSTDWREVAAWITGPVPQGKKVWYQKHMAHHLLPQMDRKWLDEMVNCFLIRDPGEVLLSYKRTRQEVTADDLGYERLKEIFELVKENCGEVPPVVDARDILQNPKRVLTLLCQRVGIPFSEEMLSWPAGRQETDGIWGKYWYQNLEKSTGYLPYRPKSERLSGDLEPIYEQALGVYSFLREFRLSGSADRKDGRTVGL
- a CDS encoding PhoPQ-activated protein PqaA family protein, with product MKKTAVALSTVLLFSACTKRESLMKDYVQREAAAPRFEIEKVVDGEAWQEYIIRMVSQQWLTPNEVHPVEWQHWLTIVVPDEIEEREALMIIGGGSHKDETPESADPTLVQVAVATKSVVADITNIPFQPVVYADDDAGERYEDALIAYGWRKFLEGGAEDEDVEWLARLPMTRAVVRGMDVVQKVSSSAGKPVERFVTAGASKRGWTTWTTAVTDDRVMAIIPIVIDLLNVVPSFDHHWRCYGEWSPAINDYINEGIMDWMGSIEFDRLMEIVEPYSFIDELELPKFLINATGDEFFVTDSWRFYWDDLPGEKYVQYIPNTNHSLKGVDEEYDLMSLTAFYKAVISETDLPRFEWHVSGDSIFAQIDHSANPHYRVTQWEAVNAEGRDFRVDIIGRTWTATSIARAEDGVYSVGITAPEEGYKAGLLEIVFNPDSDLPFTFTTGTVVAPDTYPFDGFVSEAPKGTTISR
- a CDS encoding 3'-5' exonuclease, translated to MQSTYQRLTKEEINDLPLRRYDGPIHVVTSLDNTNRAVDALLKERVIGFDTETRPAFRKGEAHLPSILQLAGDDAVYIFQLNKVGLCKSIRHILSNPDIIKCGIALKRDLAELMQLSPFDPEAVIDLGAAARRADVPHHGLRGLTALFLGFRISKRASTTNWSARKLSAKQITYAATDAWVGRELYFKFRDKKLL